One window of Anaerolineae bacterium genomic DNA carries:
- a CDS encoding inositol monophosphatase family protein encodes MDLELIKSIGIAAAYKAGRVVRSHLGRLSVINKKGSIDLVTKADTESEKVIIETILAKFPDHTILAEEGGLNDGEADYKWIVDPLDGTTNFAHQLGFFSISIAFALRQDIVFGIVFNPLTEELFVATTQEGATLNGRPIRVSSMAAVSESLLVTGFPYDFKKILNPLLKRFSNCLQASQGVRRLGSAALDLCYVACGRFDGFWEQNLKPWDTAAGQLIAVEAGAVVTDFSNNPFKIDKKEILATNGKIHGEMLGLLSVDI; translated from the coding sequence ATGGATTTGGAACTTATTAAGAGCATTGGTATTGCCGCCGCTTATAAGGCGGGCAGGGTGGTTAGGTCTCACCTTGGGAGGCTATCTGTAATAAACAAAAAAGGCTCTATTGATCTTGTTACAAAGGCCGATACAGAGTCGGAAAAGGTAATAATTGAGACTATCCTGGCCAAGTTTCCAGATCATACCATACTGGCTGAGGAAGGCGGCCTGAATGATGGTGAGGCTGATTATAAGTGGATCGTCGATCCCCTTGACGGCACGACTAACTTTGCTCATCAATTAGGCTTTTTTTCTATTTCCATAGCTTTTGCCTTAAGGCAGGATATCGTTTTCGGTATTGTATTTAATCCATTAACCGAAGAGCTTTTTGTTGCTACCACACAGGAAGGGGCTACACTAAATGGCAGGCCGATAAGAGTATCAAGCATGGCAGCAGTTTCAGAAAGCTTGCTGGTAACCGGTTTCCCATATGATTTTAAGAAAATACTAAATCCGTTGCTGAAGCGCTTTTCTAATTGCCTGCAAGCTTCTCAAGGCGTAAGGAGGCTTGGCTCGGCTGCTCTTGACCTTTGTTATGTTGCGTGCGGACGATTTGATGGCTTTTGGGAGCAGAATCTGAAGCCATGGGATACAGCAGCCGGCCAGTTGATTGCTGTTGAGGCAGGAGCTGTTGTTACAGATTTTTCAAACAATCCATTTAAGATTGATAAAAAGGAGATACTGGCAACTAACGGCAAAATACACGGTGAGATGCTTGGGTTGCTTTCAGTTGATATATAA